GTCGAGCAGGCGCTGCTGGAGCGGGGAGACGTCCTGGTACTCGTCGACCACGAAGTGTCGGTACTGGCGGCGCACCTCGGCGGCGACGTCCTCGCGTTCGAGCAGGATGCCCACGAGGAGGAGCAGGACGTCCTCGAAGTCGATGACGCCGCGCTCGTTCTTGACGTCCTCGTACACGGAGATGAGCCGGGTGATCGTGGCGTGGTCGTGGCCGGCCGCGCCCTCCCGGCCGGTGCTGGCGGCCTTGGCGGCGTAGTCCTCCGCCGTGACGAGGGAGACCTTGGACCATTCCACCTCGCCGGCGAGGTCCCGGATCGCGACCCGGTCCGCGCCCAGGCCGAGCCGGCCGGCGGCCTCGGCCACCAGGGAGGCCTTGTGCTCGGCGATGCGCGGCAGCGTGCCGCCGATCGCCGTGGGCCAGAAGTAGGAGAGCTGGCGCAGAGCGGCGGCGTGGAAGGTGCGGGCCTGGACTCCGCCGACGCCGAGGTCGCGCAGCCGCGAGCGCATCTCACCGGCGGCGCGGGCGGTGAACGTCACGGCGAGCACGGTGTTCGGGCTGTAGACGCCGGACCGCACGCCGTTGGCGATGCGGTAGGTGATGGCTCGGGTCTTCCCGGTCCCCGCACCTGCCAGCACGCACAACGGGCCGGTGAGGTGCTCGGCCACGGCGCGCTGGTCGTCGTCCAGGGCCGCCAGCAGTTCGTCGGTACTCATCCCGGCCAGTCTCTCAGCCGCCACGGACATCGTCCGGCCGCGGCCGGTCGGCGGTGCACGGCGAGGTCCGTCGACGCTCTCCACCGATGCGCGGCGGCGTGGATCGCCGGGGCCGTGTCGTCGCGTACCGGTGAGACGCATCACTTCCGCGCACGCGCCCGCGCCGTCGGGAAGAATCGGAACGGAAGTGACGTTTGAGCGGGCAACGACGGAGAGGAGTCCTCATGACGACGCAGGCGCCCGAGGCCGGCACGATCACCATGTACTCGACCACCTGGTGCGGCTACTGCCGCCGGCTGAAGACCCAGCTGGACAGCGAGGGCATCGCTTACACCGAGGTCAACATCGAGGAGGACGAGACCTCGGCGAAGTTCGTCGAGTCCGTCAACGACGGCAACCAGACCGTCCCCACGGTCGTGTTCCCGGACGGCTCGGCCGCGACCAACCCCTCGCTCTCCGAGGTCCGCAAGCGCCTGGCGACCGCCAACTGACTCCGGTCGGCCCCGCCCACCTCTGGTGGGCGGGGCCGACCTCTGCCCGGTCGCCGGTGCCCGTGCGGTGCCGCAGCCCGAAGCCGTTCACCGCAGCGGGCCGCCGAACCACTCCTCGATGAGCGCGAGCGCGATGGAGGAACGCATCGGCAGCAGCACCTCGCCGTCGCGCACCGCGGCGGAGAGCTCCTCCCGCGAGAAGAACCGGGCGGCGGTGATCTCCACGCCGTCGACGCTGACGTCGGTGCTCGCCCCCTCGGCCACCTTCGCGCGGAAGCCCAGCATCAACGACGCTGGGAACGGCCACGGCTGAGAGGCCCTGAACTCCACCTCGCCGACGGCGATCCCCGCCTCCTCCGCGACCTCGCGCCGCACCGCGGCCTCGATCGACTCCCCCGGCTCGACGTAGCCGGCGAGGGTCGAGTACCGGCGGGCCGGCCAGTGCGCGGCGTGCCCGAGGAGGACGCGGTCCTCGGCGTCGGTCACCGCCATGATCACCGCTGGATCGGTGCGCGGGTAGTGCAGGGAGTGGTCGGCGGTGCAGCGACGCACCCAGCCCGCCTCCACCACCTCGGTCATCTCCCCGCACCGGGGGCACCGCGGGTGCCGCGCGTGCCAGGCGGCCAGGGCGACGGCGGTCGTCGCCAGGCCGGCGTCGCGGTCGGGTAGGGCGTCTCCCACGTCGCGCAGGTGCGAGAACGTCAGCCCGTCGACGAAGCCCACCAGTGCGGCGTCCTCCTGGATCGGGACGCCGTCGAGGTCTCGCTCCTCCCCCAGCGTCTCGGGCAGGGTCAGGGCGAGGTAGGCGCCGTCGGCGTCCTTGCCGAGGTAGGTGAGGTGCTCGGGGTCCCAGGTGGCGCCCGCGACGTCGGACGGGGCGTGCAGGTCCAGGGCGCCGTCCCGGGAGGCCACCAGCCCGCGCCGCAGCAGGAGCACCCGGGTGGTGGGCGCGGAGACGAGCGCCGCGACGACGCCGGGCCGCGTCCGTGCCGCGGCATCGAGGTCGACGGTGGAGCGGGCCAGCGGAAGATCGTGCACCACCTCACCGTAGGGCGTCCGGGCGGACCGGAGGGGGCAGCTGCCACTGGAGTGGTCAGCTTCCATCGGACCTCCGGGCGGACCGGAGGGTCAGCTGCCACTGGAGTGGTCAGCTTCCATCGGACCTCCGGACGGACCGAACGGGTCACCCGCCGTCGAGCACACCTGCCACGTCCGAGATCAGCCAGGCCTGCTCCGCGGTGGCCCCGGAGAATACGACGAGCAGATCGGCGCCGACCGCATGGACGGACGCGCCGTCGTACGCGCCGCGGCTTGGCAGCCGGGCCCACCGCCAGTCCTCGCCCTCGCGTGAGAGCCACACCACCGGGCCTTCGTGCTCGGGAGTGCTCAGGTGCCCGGCGGCGGCGAGACCGCCCTCGACCTCGTGCGCGGCGTGGCGGACGACGCCGTCGGGCAGGCGGCCGGACTCCTCGACGGCGAGCCCGTCGCCGCTGCGCCAGGTCACCGTGGCGCCGGCCGCGCTCCCGCCGATGACGAGTCCGTCCGGGCCTGTGCGGCACCACGAGAACGCGGTCCCGACGGCACCGGCGTGGCCCCGCGTCCACACGCCCTCGACCAGCCGCCATATCGCCGCCCGTGTGCCGTCGACGTCGTCGTCCGACCAGCCCACGGCAACCAGTCCACCGTCGGGAAGCTCACAGACGTCCCTCATGGCGGAGTCGTCGCCCTCGTCGGCGTAGTCGCCGGCCATCGGGTCCAGGTACGGCCGTCCGTGGAGGTCCAGACCATCGCCGTCCGCGCCTCGTCGAAGAACAGGGTGGGTGCCACCCGGCCGAGCGCGTACCAGCTCAGGGCGACGTGTTCGAGGTGGGTGGCGTACACGAACCCACCGCCGGTGATGCCGGTGACCGCCTCCCACGGGGCGCCGGGCGCCGTCCGTACCCAGCCGGCGGTGTGCACGTCCGGGTCGCCCGCGCGGCCGGCGCCCAAGAGCACCGTGACGCCGTCCGCGTCGGCGCCAGACCCCGCGCCCGCGTCCGCGACTGCACCTGCGCCTGGGCCTACGCCTGGGCCTGCGAGGGAGGTCACCTTCGCGTACTGGCCGAGCCCGTCTGGCCCCCACGGTCCCGGGCGCACCCGGGCGCCGTCGAGCACCATCGGCGCGGCGGCGGTCCCGGTGGCCCACCCCTCCTCGAGCTCCTCGAAGTACGGACGGGACCCGACGACCCCGACGACGTCGTCGACCACGTGCACCGAGTCGACGCGGGCGGGGCGCACTGTGCCGGCCAGCGGGTGCGCCTCCAGCAGTCCGGTAGGCGACAGGGCCTGGACCTCGGCCGAGTTGGCGAAGTGGACGAGGAACCAGTCGTCGCCGTCGGGCGAGTGCCACGTCATCCCCGCGGCGTCCGCCCCGTCCACCGGCTTGCTGCGGTCCCACGCCTCCCACCTTCCCGGCGCGACACGCTCGACGGCGACCAGGTCCCGGCCCGGCGCGAGGGACGCCGCGGCGGTGACCGTGGCGTCGGCGATCGGGCGGCCGAGGGAGACGTCGTCCGACGGCTCATGCCAGGTGCCGAACTTGTCGAGGTCGAATGCCTCGGCCACCCACGTCAGCCCGTCCGCTGAGGACCAGGCCGCCGGAGACCTTGCACCACGGGTCTCGTCGTGCGCCGAGCCGGTGGCGACGTAGTCGGTACCGCTCCACACCGCCCCGGCTACGGCGGAGCGGGCTGCGGCGATCGGGTGCGGGCCCTGCCAGGTGCGGCCGGCGTCGTCGGAGACATAGGCGACCGCTGTCGACGGCCCTCCGGCGCGCCGCAGCTGGGCGGTGACGAGCAGCTGATCGCCGTGCCCGGAGGCGGAGGTCAGTGTCAGCTCCTCTTCCGCGGCGGACGGTGGCAGCGCCACCACCCGCACGTCGGTGGCGTCCTCGGCATCGACGACGACGGCCCACGCGGTCTCGTCCACGTCCTCCCCCACCGCGACCAGCGTGCTACCCACGACGCCGACGGCGTCGAAGCGCACTGCGCTCGCCGCGTCGCCGAGCGTGACGCTGCCGAATGTGCGGCGGTTGGGCGCGAGGGAGAGGAAACCCCGCTGTTGGGTGCCGTCCGAGGACCATCCCGCGACGGCGAGGATCTCTCCCGAGGACGCGCCGCTCACGCTCTCCACGTGGCCGTCGATGCCGAGCCGGCCGGGTTCGATGGCACCTTCGAGGTCGAGTCGCCACACGCCGACGTCCGCCGGTCTTCCCGGTTCCTCCACGACGCCCACGGCGACCGGAACCGGCCGGGTCCCGTGCCCGGGGAGCAAGGTCCAGCTCCACGCGGCCGGGCCGGTGGAACGGGTCTCGGGCGGCAGCGCGACCTCGGTCAGCGGGACGTCGATCCGTTGTGACGACGGCTGGTCGGGCGGCGGGGCGCTCTCCGCCTGCCCGCTCGTGCAGCCGGCGAGGGCGAGGAGCGCCACCAGGGACGTCACGAGCGCCCTCCGTGCCGACATGGTCGAGCGGGCCTGCCCCATGTGACCTCCGTGGTTGCGCACTTGTCGGTCGGTGTCGGGCTCAACGTACGGATCGAGGTGGGCCCAGGGATACGGGGGCAATGCCACCTGTGGACAGAGCCGGGCCAGCTCGTGCGACGTCGTCGTGGGTGCGCCACCCTCGCGGCTGCCGGTCGCCGTCGTCGCCACGTTGTGAGGCCCAGACCCGCAGGTGTGACGGGGCCCTAACCCGCAGACCTTTCATCCTGTTCGGCAACCGCACCGCGCCCTACGCTCGATAGCAAGATCGCTTTCCGCAAAGGAGCGGACGATGTCACGTGCGTACGACTTCTCTTCCCACCTTCCCGTCCTCGCGGATTTCTCCGCCGAGGACCGCAGGCTCGCCGAGGAGGCGCTCCGGGAGCGCGTCGCCGCACGACGCAACGCGAACGACGCGCGGGCCCGGGCGGCCGAGGAGCTGACCCGCGCCGTCGACGCGCGACTGGTCGGGCTGCTCGGCGGCGAAGGTCTGACCCAGCTGCGCCGCGCGCTGCGCCGCGAGCAGCTCGACCTTCGCGGTCTCCGCGAACCCCCTCAAGGCCTCTGGCTCGACCACCAGGAGGCGAACGCCGCCCGCAAGGCCCGCGTCGCCGCCCTCCTGCGCGGGCTCGGCGCGGACCTCCCGGACCTGCGACGGATAGCGACGGAGACCACACCGACCTGGCGACGGATCGTCGAGAGCATCCCCGACCGGTCGACCCCGGGGTTGAGCGTGGCGAGGAACCTCGACGCCTGGCTGGAACTCTCACCGCTTCACAAGCAACCGCTGCCGTGGGGTGGAGGCGGCCCCGACACGATCTTCGGGTGGCAGATCTACCGACCGCCGTTCGCCGACTTCGTCACCTCCTTCGAACCGCTGGCTTCCAGCGGCTTCCGCGTCGAGCGGCTCCACACCGTGCACCCGTATGCCGGACTCGTCGGCAACGACACCCGCATGGACTGCGACGACGCCAGCAACTGGGACTACGCGCACGCGATGGTCGAGACGCAGGTCGCGTTCGCGTTCGTGCCACCTGTCACCGGGCAGGTTGAGGTGCTCATCGACGCGCAGTGCGCTGTCGGCACACATGACTTGCGCACCGAGAACGAGTTCGGCTTCTCCACGCACTGGACGTACCAGAAGAACTACCTGATGGCCGACGTGCTCCATCCCGACGTGGCTGGACCATCGTTGGCCCTGATGTCCCAGACCTACTCCGAGACCGAGGAGGACGAGACGATCCACCGCGAGAACGTCTGGCCCGGCCAGCACTACTACGCCCGACTCTTCAGCACCGGACGCGTCCCCGGCGGGCAGTCGGTCATCGTGACCGTAGGCACGCGGACCTTCGACATCACCCGCGCTGACGACATGGAGGTCCACAGCCGCACCAACTTCCGCTGGTTCATCAGCTCCGTCGAGGTGCGGATATCACCCGAAGGCGGCGTTCTGGACCCCAGCCCGGCGTGATCGCGCCGTGCCAACGAGGATGAAGGAGTAGCCCATGGACGACCGCCGGCTCACCGACTGGATGGAGGGCTACGTACGGGCCTGGAACTCCAACGATCCGGCCGACATCGAGGCACTGTTCACCGAGGACGCCGTCTACCTGACGGAGCCGTATGCCGAGCCTTGGCAGGGCCGGAAGGCGATTGTGCGCGGGTGGCTCGAGATCAAGGATGAGCCTGGCCAGACCACGTTCCGGTGGGAACCGCTCGCAGTCGACCACGATCTCCACCTCATCGAGGGCCGCACTGAGTACCACGTCGATCCACCTCGCAACTACCGCAACCTCTGGGCGATTCGACTAGACGGTGAGGGCCGGTGCTCCGAGTTCACGGAGTGGTGGATGAAGGAGCCGCTGCCTGAGTGACGGCCGCCCGGATCGGCGGCTCTGGAACTGACGTTGATCGGCGGCTCTGGAACTGACGTTGCGGGAATCGCGTTCAGGCGGCGAGCTCGACGTTACCGATGACGCTGCCGTCCTTGCGGAGGAACACCCACTGACCGTTGCGTCGCTCGATACTGATGCCCTGAGCGTGGACGTAGTCGTGGTGGAACCAGCAAAGGAGGATGCCCAGTCTGACGCTGGTGGTCCCGAACTGCGCCCACCACCAGATCGAGTGGTGAATTTCCCCCTCACCCGGGGGCGCGTTGCACCGGGGGTACTGACATCGCTTGTCGCGGGCGATGATCGCCCTGGTCTGGGCGGCGGTGAACAGGCGCTTCTCCCGCCCGACGTCCAGCACCTCTGACTCAGGCCCGAAGACCACGCGGTGCATGTTGCTGGCGCATGCGAGCCTGCCCAGCAGCGCCGGTGGGATCGGGGAGCCGTCCTCGAAGGTGGCGGGTTCGACGCCGGACATCATCGCCGGGTCCAGCTCGGTGCCGATGGCGAGAGCCGCACCGCAGTCACAGGCGCCTTGGTCTTCGCCGTCATGCTGGTGCGTCGTAGCGGCGGCAAGCGCGGCGGTCGTGTCCGGTGCGGCGGTGGGAGTCGACGCGTGGTCCGCGAACCGGGAGCCGTCGGGCGCCATCCCGAACACGGCGCCCGGGTAGGTGCCGATCGTGCGGCAACCGGGACGGTGCTTCGGCGCGGACGCGGCGATCAGTCGCTGGAGGGTCTCGAAGGGCACCGTGACCGACAGGTGCGGCCGAATGCGAGCGCCCGGGCGTAGCACACCGGAGTCCAGTGCAAGGCTCGCGAGCCCGGTCAGGGCCGCTGCCCGCCGCTGGGCCGGTGTGCGGCTGTCGCCTTTCGTCCGCGGGCCCATCCGCGCGTCCAGCGCCGTCTGGAGCAGCTTGCCGTTCGCCGTGGAGAGCCATCCACTGGGGACGTAGCCGCCCGTGGTCTCGGCGAGGTGAAACTCCTCGGTGGCCATGTCCTCGCGGTACGCACGGTCGGCTGCCTCCGGGTCAGCCCGCAGACCCCACTGAGCGGCGGCGATGGCGAAGTCCGACGCATCGAGAGTTCGCGCGTAC
This window of the Georgenia yuyongxinii genome carries:
- a CDS encoding mycoredoxin; protein product: MTTQAPEAGTITMYSTTWCGYCRRLKTQLDSEGIAYTEVNIEEDETSAKFVESVNDGNQTVPTVVFPDGSAATNPSLSEVRKRLATAN
- the nudC gene encoding NAD(+) diphosphatase; its protein translation is MHDLPLARSTVDLDAAARTRPGVVAALVSAPTTRVLLLRRGLVASRDGALDLHAPSDVAGATWDPEHLTYLGKDADGAYLALTLPETLGEERDLDGVPIQEDAALVGFVDGLTFSHLRDVGDALPDRDAGLATTAVALAAWHARHPRCPRCGEMTEVVEAGWVRRCTADHSLHYPRTDPAVIMAVTDAEDRVLLGHAAHWPARRYSTLAGYVEPGESIEAAVRREVAEEAGIAVGEVEFRASQPWPFPASLMLGFRAKVAEGASTDVSVDGVEITAARFFSREELSAAVRDGEVLLPMRSSIALALIEEWFGGPLR
- a CDS encoding nuclear transport factor 2 family protein, encoding MDDRRLTDWMEGYVRAWNSNDPADIEALFTEDAVYLTEPYAEPWQGRKAIVRGWLEIKDEPGQTTFRWEPLAVDHDLHLIEGRTEYHVDPPRNYRNLWAIRLDGEGRCSEFTEWWMKEPLPE
- a CDS encoding HNH endonuclease signature motif containing protein is translated as MLLIDESSTPAAALVNGLATIQSTLAELVTIELHQLHGVAVLEVLDRVEKIKRQSEALTARALATIEADGTWAVDGARSMAAWYRGRSGKHHASAAREIRQARALRDHLPATAEALAAGEISVDHASAIVRHTTNTESRREKLVDPEVGEHMLLEYARTLDASDFAIAAAQWGLRADPEAADRAYREDMATEEFHLAETTGGYVPSGWLSTANGKLLQTALDARMGPRTKGDSRTPAQRRAAALTGLASLALDSGVLRPGARIRPHLSVTVPFETLQRLIAASAPKHRPGCRTIGTYPGAVFGMAPDGSRFADHASTPTAAPDTTAALAAATTHQHDGEDQGACDCGAALAIGTELDPAMMSGVEPATFEDGSPIPPALLGRLACASNMHRVVFGPESEVLDVGREKRLFTAAQTRAIIARDKRCQYPRCNAPPGEGEIHHSIWWWAQFGTTSVRLGILLCWFHHDYVHAQGISIERRNGQWVFLRKDGSVIGNVELAA